One Maribacter dokdonensis DSW-8 genomic region harbors:
- a CDS encoding Lrp/AsnC family transcriptional regulator codes for MDVTDRKILMQLQQNAKQNTKEIASKIGLSVTPTYERIKKLEQQEIIKSYVALVDRNKIGKELIAYCQVTLSKQQKKLADNFKREILLLPDIMECHQVSGNFDYLLKIAVNDISSFHSFINEKLSIIDGISTIHSSFVLDSVKDTSAFNL; via the coding sequence ATGGATGTTACAGATAGAAAAATTTTAATGCAACTGCAGCAAAATGCTAAGCAAAACACCAAAGAAATAGCCTCTAAAATAGGTTTGAGTGTTACGCCAACTTATGAAAGGATCAAAAAGCTGGAACAGCAAGAGATTATAAAATCATATGTAGCCTTAGTGGATAGAAACAAAATAGGAAAAGAACTTATAGCGTATTGCCAAGTAACCCTTTCCAAGCAGCAAAAGAAACTTGCAGATAACTTTAAAAGGGAAATATTGTTGCTGCCAGATATTATGGAGTGCCACCAAGTATCTGGTAATTTTGATTATTTATTAAAGATAGCAGTAAATGATATTTCTTCATTTCATAGCTTTATTAATGAAAAGCTCTCCATTATAGATGGTATTTCTACCATACATAGTTCTTTTGTTCTTGATTCTGTTAAAGATACTTCTGCCTTTAATCTGTAA
- a CDS encoding histidine decarboxylase: MNNEQKIDELLTKLIQEKDRVIGYPVAKDFDYSRLYEFLKHPINNVGDPYEDNTYKVQTHEMEREVVDFFAQLFRADPTDFWGYVTNGGSESNLYGLYLARESHPKAMVYFSESTHYSVKKNIHLLNLPSITIRAQENGELDYEDLENTLQLNRDKPAIILTTFGTTMTEAKDDVSEVKRILKKLAIQNHYIHCDAALAGSYGPFIEPRIPFDFQDGADSISISGHKFIGSPFPSGVIIAKRSLRDRIARGISYIGSLDTTITGSRNGHSPLFLWYAIKKMGVKGLEARYRHSLETAEYCKEELQKIGINAWTNKGAITVVLPKVSETIKKKWQLATDDITHVICMPNVTKSQIDEFIKDLVAENMQPKAETTHQKFQLH; this comes from the coding sequence ATGAATAACGAACAAAAGATAGATGAGCTGTTGACCAAGTTAATTCAAGAAAAAGATAGAGTTATTGGTTACCCGGTTGCAAAGGACTTTGATTATTCTAGGCTATATGAATTTTTAAAACACCCCATAAACAATGTTGGCGATCCCTATGAGGACAATACATACAAAGTACAAACCCATGAAATGGAACGAGAAGTAGTAGACTTTTTTGCCCAACTTTTTAGGGCAGACCCAACCGATTTTTGGGGCTATGTTACCAATGGAGGATCCGAGAGTAATTTATATGGTTTATACTTAGCAAGGGAATCTCACCCAAAAGCCATGGTTTATTTTTCTGAATCTACCCACTACAGTGTAAAGAAAAACATACACTTGCTTAACTTACCAAGTATTACCATTAGAGCTCAAGAAAACGGTGAATTAGATTACGAAGATCTTGAGAATACGTTACAGCTGAACAGAGATAAACCTGCCATTATCCTTACCACCTTTGGCACCACAATGACAGAAGCCAAAGATGATGTATCTGAAGTAAAGAGAATACTGAAAAAACTGGCTATTCAAAATCATTATATACATTGCGATGCCGCCTTGGCCGGTTCTTACGGTCCATTTATTGAACCCCGCATTCCGTTTGATTTTCAAGACGGTGCAGACAGCATTTCAATTAGTGGTCACAAGTTTATTGGCTCCCCGTTCCCTTCTGGAGTAATCATTGCAAAGCGTTCATTAAGAGATCGTATTGCAAGGGGCATTTCATACATTGGTTCTTTAGACACTACCATAACCGGTTCTAGAAATGGCCATAGTCCATTATTCTTATGGTACGCCATTAAAAAAATGGGCGTAAAAGGGTTAGAAGCACGGTACCGACATAGTTTAGAGACCGCCGAATATTGCAAGGAAGAATTACAAAAAATAGGAATTAACGCCTGGACCAATAAAGGTGCCATTACCGTTGTACTGCCTAAGGTGTCCGAGACCATCAAAAAGAAATGGCAATTGGCTACAGATGATATTACACATGTAATTTGCATGCCCAATGTAACCAAGTCTCAAATTGATGAATTTATAAAAGATTTGGTGGCTGAAAATATGCAACCAAAAGCTGAGACAACTCATCAAAAGTTTCAATTACATTAA
- a CDS encoding alpha-2-macroglobulin family protein: MKKLYLILTVFMFSQFGNAQANNSYNQLWQQVDKHELENRTKSALQVVETIFSKAKEENNYTQTIKALLHKSAYVMTLEEDAELNIVNEFKSEIELADAPTKQILHSHLANLYWQYFQYNRYKFYNRTTTESKVDPIDFRTWDLNTLFKEIDEHFSASLMSAEKTQSLPISDFDEILHIQEKTRIYRPTLFDVLAHTALNFYTSNENSINRPLNTFEIDDPKILCEAYTSSFLKFSDLKNTSLQAKALGIYQELVAFHFGNPDINPLVMVDIARLLFIHKNAVFTNKDNLFLEVLQNSAENIKHSPLSGLYSYEIAKHYQEIGQTYNPSTSTDHQWKLKQAVDLLDGVIAKFPNTFAEQKCIALKSEIQKPNIQLTTEKYLSKNTVGRILVNYKNVEELDLTARKITQKQLNKLDELYDTANKQKFINALPIDKSWTAPIKTEHDFQMHAIEISLPSLTNGNYVITATSKDELGNFFSFTTVQVTDLAIVETQTGTHNHYQVIDRSNGKPIYNAVVVLAYKKNYRDNINSKTYHTDKYGKIIVAKGKDSWSQIDLTVKKNNETAYFKNYYLNRYYSQNKSSTRHSCFLFTDRSIYRPGQPVYFKGIAIQQENGVSQVLPNKEIEVELHDVNGQNLETLKLTTNEYGSVSGEFILPNSGLTGGYSLHTYSDEFDLSGYASISVEEYKRPKFETNFKPVTETYKVNDSVVVKGEAKAYAGSVISGAKVVYRVKRVVNLPRWYYWSRPYFNIAPQEITHGETITDLNGNYEIPFIAAPDNSIDSSNLPTFNFEVTADVTDINGETRSTTTHVAVGYHSLNVTIQVPEFFDKTKKDNKINIASTNLNGEFAATTGEVTLYKLQAPDHVLRPRPWAAPDYSGFTKKEFKELYPHDAFENENDPSQWDKEKVIWSSNFNTAESKEIAFGKTKNWKSGKYRLELSAKDKFGQLVKDVAIITFSGEENVLADNQLFQVKTDKHQYDIGDTAKVTFLSSAKNLNVTVVIEKDQKITDVKILALNNDSKTISIPVTKDNLGGFNVNYSYAFANDFTTNKQTISVPYPTTDLQIETITFRDKLAPGTEETWSFKIKGPKGEKVSAELLANMFDVSLNQFRPHYWNFNPLSKPNYYSESRTNAQHSFATSSFYTQLNYEGVSYPNLSYDSFDWFGLNFVTGGMFYETRSTALAYSKSPMRKAQMASDAGLDEMVVTGSAVASELSGEVAGVETEILEPTKETDLDAISVRKNLQETAFFFPKLLTDKDGNISFTFTTPEALTRWNIQLLAHTKALESSIINLTTVTQKELMVTPNAPRFLREGDTITISSKISNLTNKNLKGIVQLDLTDALTGTDITAQLLTNAQQQNSFSIDSLGNTQVSWNLKIPEGLQTVQYRIIAKAGDYSDGEQNMLPVLSNRTLVTETLPMWVRSNQTKTFTFDKLKNTSSATLEHHKLTLEMTSNPAWYAVQALPYLMEYPYDCNEQTFSRYYANTLASHIANSNPRIREVFDQWANSDALLSNLEKNQELKSLLIQETPWLRDAQSETEQKKRIGLLFNLNKMKNEQQSALNKLVQNQNSNGAWSWFQGGPDNRYITLHIITGMGHLNKLTDSEANDTNDLSILFNSKSEMIEKAIEYLDDEFVAEYEQMKKYTSNIDDDHLSTHQVHYLYMRSFFPEIETSKKVQEITAYYTKQAQQYWTSRGLYAQGMLALTLHRMNDTYTANKIIRALEENSITNDELGMYWKSNTSSWFWYQAPIETQSLLIEAFSEIKPTDVETIDNLKIWLLKNKQTNQWSTTKATTEAVYALLLQGSDWLSVTDAVDVIIGGEKLKPTTLEDVKVEAGTGYFKTAWNGNEVAPKMGEVQITKKGNGIAWGSLYWQYFEDLDQITSAKTPLHLKKKIFLKKNTNSGEVLSEITDKTSLQVGDLVRIRIELKSDRDMEFIHMKDMRAAGFEPVNVISRYKWQDGLGYYESTKDASTNFFFDYLPKGVYVFEYDIRVNNAGNFSNGITTIESMYAPEFSSHSEGVRVSVED; the protein is encoded by the coding sequence ATGAAAAAACTATATTTAATCTTAACTGTATTCATGTTTTCACAATTTGGTAATGCCCAGGCAAATAACTCGTACAATCAACTTTGGCAACAGGTAGACAAACATGAGTTGGAGAACAGGACCAAATCTGCACTACAAGTTGTAGAAACGATTTTTTCAAAGGCAAAAGAAGAAAACAATTATACGCAAACCATTAAGGCATTATTGCATAAGTCTGCTTATGTAATGACACTTGAGGAAGATGCTGAACTGAACATTGTAAATGAGTTTAAATCTGAAATTGAACTAGCAGATGCCCCTACCAAACAAATACTGCATAGTCATTTGGCTAACTTATACTGGCAGTATTTTCAATACAACCGATACAAATTTTACAATAGAACAACCACCGAAAGCAAGGTTGACCCTATAGATTTTAGAACATGGGACCTAAACACCCTTTTTAAGGAAATAGACGAACATTTTTCGGCCTCGTTAATGAGTGCAGAAAAAACCCAAAGTTTACCTATTTCAGATTTCGACGAAATACTACATATTCAAGAAAAAACCAGAATATATAGACCTACACTTTTTGATGTATTGGCACATACCGCCTTAAATTTTTATACATCAAATGAAAATAGCATTAACAGGCCACTTAATACATTTGAAATAGATGACCCTAAAATTTTGTGTGAGGCATATACTTCTAGTTTTTTGAAGTTCAGCGACCTCAAAAATACATCGTTACAAGCCAAAGCTTTAGGCATTTATCAGGAACTAGTAGCGTTTCACTTTGGTAACCCCGATATTAATCCCTTGGTAATGGTAGATATTGCGCGCCTGTTGTTCATTCATAAAAATGCCGTTTTCACCAACAAGGACAATTTGTTTCTAGAGGTACTTCAAAACTCTGCAGAGAATATTAAACATAGTCCGCTTTCAGGGTTATACTCCTATGAAATAGCAAAACATTACCAAGAAATAGGGCAAACATACAATCCATCTACCAGTACTGATCACCAATGGAAACTAAAGCAAGCTGTAGATTTGTTAGATGGTGTAATTGCCAAGTTCCCAAACACCTTTGCCGAACAAAAATGCATTGCCTTAAAATCTGAAATCCAAAAACCCAACATTCAATTAACTACCGAAAAATATTTATCCAAGAATACTGTAGGTCGTATTCTAGTCAACTATAAAAATGTAGAAGAATTAGACCTTACAGCTCGGAAAATCACCCAAAAGCAATTAAACAAATTAGATGAGCTTTATGACACTGCCAACAAACAAAAATTCATCAATGCTTTACCTATAGACAAATCATGGACTGCTCCCATAAAAACGGAACATGATTTTCAAATGCACGCCATTGAAATTTCTTTACCATCATTAACGAATGGCAATTACGTAATTACTGCAACATCTAAAGATGAACTGGGTAATTTCTTTAGTTTCACAACCGTACAAGTTACCGACTTAGCTATAGTTGAAACACAGACAGGTACCCATAACCATTATCAAGTTATTGATCGCAGCAACGGAAAACCGATCTATAACGCAGTGGTTGTGCTCGCGTATAAAAAGAATTATAGAGACAATATAAACTCCAAAACCTACCATACAGATAAATACGGTAAAATTATAGTAGCAAAAGGTAAAGACAGTTGGAGCCAGATTGATCTTACTGTCAAAAAAAATAATGAAACTGCCTATTTTAAGAATTACTATTTAAATAGGTATTATAGCCAAAACAAGTCTAGCACTAGGCATTCTTGTTTTTTATTTACCGATAGAAGCATTTATAGACCAGGACAGCCTGTGTACTTCAAAGGTATTGCCATACAACAAGAAAACGGAGTTTCTCAGGTTTTACCCAACAAAGAGATTGAAGTAGAACTTCATGATGTAAACGGACAAAATTTAGAGACATTAAAGCTAACAACCAATGAATATGGTTCTGTCTCAGGAGAATTCATTTTACCAAACTCCGGTCTTACTGGCGGCTACTCCCTACACACCTATTCAGATGAATTTGATCTATCGGGCTACGCTAGTATTTCTGTAGAGGAATACAAACGCCCTAAGTTTGAAACCAATTTTAAACCTGTTACAGAAACCTATAAAGTAAATGACAGCGTAGTAGTAAAAGGTGAAGCAAAAGCGTATGCAGGCAGCGTTATTTCTGGCGCAAAAGTAGTGTATCGGGTAAAGCGAGTAGTGAACTTACCTAGATGGTATTACTGGTCAAGACCTTATTTTAATATCGCACCTCAAGAAATAACCCATGGTGAAACCATTACAGATTTAAATGGCAACTATGAAATACCATTTATTGCTGCTCCAGACAATAGTATTGACAGTTCTAATCTACCAACATTTAATTTTGAAGTTACTGCAGATGTCACTGATATTAATGGTGAAACAAGAAGTACGACTACCCATGTTGCCGTTGGATACCATTCCCTAAACGTTACTATACAAGTACCGGAATTCTTTGACAAAACAAAAAAAGATAACAAGATCAACATCGCCAGCACTAATTTAAATGGTGAATTTGCAGCTACAACGGGCGAAGTAACATTATACAAACTACAAGCACCTGATCATGTTTTAAGACCAAGACCCTGGGCTGCACCTGATTATAGCGGTTTTACCAAAAAGGAATTTAAAGAACTTTACCCACATGACGCCTTTGAAAATGAAAACGACCCCAGTCAATGGGATAAAGAAAAGGTAATCTGGTCATCCAATTTCAACACGGCAGAATCAAAAGAAATAGCTTTTGGCAAAACAAAAAATTGGAAATCAGGCAAATACAGACTAGAGCTAAGTGCAAAAGATAAATTTGGACAACTAGTAAAAGATGTTGCCATTATTACATTTTCTGGTGAGGAAAATGTATTGGCAGACAACCAATTGTTTCAGGTCAAAACCGATAAACATCAATATGATATAGGAGATACCGCAAAGGTCACTTTTCTTTCAAGTGCAAAGAATTTGAACGTAACCGTTGTTATAGAAAAGGACCAGAAAATTACAGATGTAAAAATCCTTGCGCTGAACAACGATTCCAAAACCATTTCCATACCCGTAACAAAGGATAATTTAGGCGGATTCAACGTAAATTACAGCTACGCTTTTGCCAATGACTTTACCACGAACAAGCAGACCATCTCAGTACCCTACCCAACTACAGATCTTCAAATAGAAACCATTACTTTTAGAGATAAGTTAGCCCCTGGTACAGAAGAAACATGGTCATTTAAAATCAAAGGACCAAAGGGCGAAAAGGTAAGTGCTGAACTTTTAGCCAACATGTTCGATGTTTCTTTAAATCAATTCAGACCACATTATTGGAATTTTAATCCGTTAAGCAAACCAAACTATTATTCAGAAAGCAGAACCAATGCACAACATAGTTTTGCCACAAGTAGTTTCTATACCCAATTAAATTATGAAGGTGTAAGCTATCCTAACTTGTCATATGATTCCTTTGACTGGTTTGGGCTAAATTTTGTCACTGGCGGCATGTTCTATGAAACACGGTCTACCGCATTGGCATACTCAAAATCTCCAATGAGAAAGGCTCAAATGGCTAGTGACGCAGGTTTAGATGAAATGGTGGTTACGGGCTCAGCTGTAGCATCGGAATTATCTGGAGAAGTTGCCGGCGTAGAAACAGAGATATTGGAACCAACAAAAGAAACGGATTTAGATGCAATATCCGTTAGAAAAAACCTTCAAGAAACGGCATTTTTCTTCCCAAAATTATTAACGGATAAAGATGGTAATATTTCGTTCACGTTTACCACTCCCGAAGCGCTAACACGTTGGAATATTCAATTATTGGCACACACTAAAGCTTTAGAGAGCAGCATTATCAATTTAACCACCGTTACTCAAAAGGAACTAATGGTAACACCAAATGCACCACGCTTTTTACGTGAAGGGGATACCATTACCATAAGCAGTAAAATATCTAACTTAACCAATAAGAACCTTAAAGGAATAGTACAATTAGATTTAACCGATGCGTTGACAGGTACAGATATCACAGCGCAGTTGTTAACCAACGCTCAGCAACAAAATTCATTTTCTATAGATTCTCTTGGTAACACTCAAGTATCATGGAACCTAAAAATTCCTGAAGGGCTACAAACGGTTCAATATAGAATCATTGCAAAAGCAGGTGATTATTCAGATGGTGAACAAAACATGTTACCGGTACTATCCAACAGAACCCTAGTTACCGAAACTTTACCTATGTGGGTTCGTAGCAACCAAACGAAAACCTTTACCTTTGACAAATTGAAAAACACGTCTTCAGCAACTTTAGAACATCATAAGTTAACTTTAGAAATGACGTCAAATCCTGCTTGGTACGCAGTACAAGCGCTACCGTATTTAATGGAGTATCCGTATGATTGCAACGAGCAGACCTTCTCTAGATATTATGCAAATACATTGGCAAGCCACATTGCCAACAGCAACCCTAGAATTCGTGAAGTATTCGATCAATGGGCAAATTCAGATGCATTATTGAGCAACCTAGAGAAAAATCAAGAATTGAAATCGCTTTTAATTCAAGAAACCCCATGGCTCAGAGATGCACAATCTGAAACCGAACAAAAGAAAAGAATAGGGTTGTTGTTCAATTTGAACAAAATGAAAAATGAGCAACAATCAGCATTGAACAAACTTGTACAGAATCAGAATTCTAACGGAGCTTGGTCATGGTTTCAAGGCGGTCCGGACAACAGGTATATTACTCTGCATATCATCACAGGCATGGGGCATTTGAACAAATTGACAGACTCAGAAGCCAACGACACCAATGATTTATCAATTTTATTCAATTCCAAATCAGAAATGATTGAAAAAGCTATTGAATATCTTGATGACGAATTCGTAGCTGAATACGAACAAATGAAGAAATATACCTCCAATATTGATGACGACCATTTAAGTACCCACCAAGTACATTATTTATATATGCGTAGTTTTTTCCCTGAAATAGAAACTTCTAAAAAGGTGCAGGAAATTACAGCTTACTATACAAAACAAGCACAGCAATATTGGACTTCTAGAGGGTTATACGCTCAAGGCATGTTAGCATTGACCTTACATCGTATGAACGATACCTATACAGCTAATAAAATAATACGTGCTTTAGAGGAAAACAGTATAACCAATGATGAGTTGGGTATGTATTGGAAAAGTAACACCAGTTCATGGTTTTGGTACCAAGCACCTATTGAGACCCAATCATTACTCATAGAAGCATTTTCAGAAATTAAACCAACAGATGTTGAAACCATTGACAATCTAAAAATTTGGCTATTAAAAAATAAGCAAACCAATCAATGGAGTACCACCAAAGCTACTACCGAAGCTGTTTATGCTTTATTATTACAAGGCAGCGATTGGTTATCCGTCACCGATGCCGTAGATGTAATTATTGGCGGAGAAAAACTAAAGCCTACCACTTTGGAAGATGTCAAAGTAGAAGCTGGCACAGGGTATTTTAAAACCGCTTGGAACGGTAATGAAGTTGCACCAAAAATGGGCGAAGTCCAAATAACTAAAAAAGGAAATGGTATTGCTTGGGGCTCATTGTACTGGCAGTACTTTGAAGATTTAGATCAAATAACAAGCGCAAAAACGCCGTTGCATTTGAAGAAAAAAATCTTTTTGAAAAAGAATACCAATTCTGGAGAAGTACTCTCTGAAATTACCGATAAAACCTCATTACAGGTGGGCGATTTGGTACGTATACGTATTGAACTAAAATCTGACCGAGACATGGAATTTATTCACATGAAAGATATGAGGGCAGCAGGTTTTGAACCGGTGAACGTAATATCTAGATACAAGTGGCAAGATGGGTTGGGTTATTATGAAAGCACCAAAGATGCCAGCACCAACTTCTTTTTTGACTATTTACCTAAAGGGGTTTATGTATTTGAGTATGATATAAGGGTCAACAATGCAGGTAACTTCAGTAATGGCATAACCACCATAGAGAGTATGTATGCACCAGAGTTTAGCAGTCATAGTGAAGGTGTTCGGGTTTCTGTTGAAGATTAA